In one window of Lynx canadensis isolate LIC74 chromosome B3, mLynCan4.pri.v2, whole genome shotgun sequence DNA:
- the VCPKMT gene encoding protein-lysine methyltransferase METTL21D isoform X2, whose protein sequence is MAATLESSVEDPLRNFVRVLEKRDGTVLRLQQYGSGGVGCVVWDAAIVLSKYLETPEFSGDGAHALSRRSVLELGSGTGAVGLMAATLGADVVVTDLEELQDLLKMNINMNEHLVTGSIQAKVLKWGEEIEDLSSPPDYILMADCIYYEESLEPLLKTLKDISGFETCIICCYEQRTMGKNPEIEKKYFELLQLDFDFEKIPLEKHDEEYRSEDIHILYIRKKKPKSPS, encoded by the exons ATGGCGGCTACCCTGGAGTCCTCCGTGGAGGACCCACTGCGGAACTTTGTTCGAGTTTTGGAGAAGCGAGATGGCACAGTGTTACGACTGCAGCAGTATGGCTCTGGCGGCGTGGGCTGCGTTGTTTGGGATGCTGCCATTGTTCTTTCTAAGTACCTGGAAACGCCCGAGTTTTCCGGCGATGGGGCCCACGCTCTGAGCCGGCGGTCGGTGCTGGAACTGGGCTCTGGCACAGGGGCCGTGGGGCTCATGGCCGCTACCCTCGG GGCTGATGTTGTAGTCACAGATCTTGAAGAGTTGCAAGATTTGCTGAAGATGAATATTAATATGAACGAGCATCTTGTCACTGGTTCTATTCAAGCCAAGGTACTGAAATG GggggaagaaatagaagacttgTCTTCTCCACCAGACTACATACTGATGGCCGACTGCATATACTACGAAGAG TCTTTGGAGCCATTGTTGAAAACTCTAAAAGATATTAGTGGATTTGAGACTTGTATTATATGTTGTTATGAACAACGAACCATGGgaaaaaatccagaaattgaGAAAAAGTATTTTGAG CTACTCCAACTAGACTTTGACTTTGAAAAAATTCCTTTGGAGAAACATGATGAAGAATATCGAAGTGaagatattcatattttatacatcagaaagaaaaaaccG aaatcTCCATCGTGA
- the VCPKMT gene encoding protein-lysine methyltransferase METTL21D isoform X1: MAATLESSVEDPLRNFVRVLEKRDGTVLRLQQYGSGGVGCVVWDAAIVLSKYLETPEFSGDGAHALSRRSVLELGSGTGAVGLMAATLGADVVVTDLEELQDLLKMNINMNEHLVTGSIQAKVLKWGEEIEDLSSPPDYILMADCIYYEESLEPLLKTLKDISGFETCIICCYEQRTMGKNPEIEKKYFELLQLDFDFEKIPLEKHDEEYRSEDIHILYIRKKKPVNIFLAPLSSEEISLAGHGL; the protein is encoded by the exons ATGGCGGCTACCCTGGAGTCCTCCGTGGAGGACCCACTGCGGAACTTTGTTCGAGTTTTGGAGAAGCGAGATGGCACAGTGTTACGACTGCAGCAGTATGGCTCTGGCGGCGTGGGCTGCGTTGTTTGGGATGCTGCCATTGTTCTTTCTAAGTACCTGGAAACGCCCGAGTTTTCCGGCGATGGGGCCCACGCTCTGAGCCGGCGGTCGGTGCTGGAACTGGGCTCTGGCACAGGGGCCGTGGGGCTCATGGCCGCTACCCTCGG GGCTGATGTTGTAGTCACAGATCTTGAAGAGTTGCAAGATTTGCTGAAGATGAATATTAATATGAACGAGCATCTTGTCACTGGTTCTATTCAAGCCAAGGTACTGAAATG GggggaagaaatagaagacttgTCTTCTCCACCAGACTACATACTGATGGCCGACTGCATATACTACGAAGAG TCTTTGGAGCCATTGTTGAAAACTCTAAAAGATATTAGTGGATTTGAGACTTGTATTATATGTTGTTATGAACAACGAACCATGGgaaaaaatccagaaattgaGAAAAAGTATTTTGAG CTACTCCAACTAGACTTTGACTTTGAAAAAATTCCTTTGGAGAAACATGATGAAGAATATCGAAGTGaagatattcatattttatacatcagaaagaaaaaaccGGTAAATATATTCCTAGCTCCTTTATCCTCTGAGGAGATTTCATTAGCTGGGCATGGTCTCTGA